The proteins below come from a single Halobacillus salinarum genomic window:
- a CDS encoding FAD-binding oxidoreductase codes for MSHTVQSLADQLKTHLKDYQVSMNETILEHHSKDESYHEWSEPDIVVFPETTEDVSHIVQTAHATDTPITPFGLGTSLEGHAIPYEKGITIDFSSMNKVIEVRENDFLVKVQPGVTRSQLEKELKKHGLFFSVDPGADATLGGMAATNASGTTSVKYGVMSDQVQGLEVVMADGEVIRTGNLAKKSVSGYDLTSLMVGSEGTLGCITELTLRVYGIPEHIMAGRASFPTLDHAVNAVVSILQAGVPIARVELVDEESIRQVNRFSETNYQENVTLFLEFHGNEPGLKADVAFTKEIVADYFCQDIQFEKDNAARVKLWDARHNLAYAFIHDNPGRKLMVTDVCVPITELAGAIKHAREKIEALNLVSGILGHVGDGNYHALLMINPNDPDEVKRAEQFNEEIVHYALACGGTCTGEHGVGRGKMKYQEQEHGNALPVMKAIKSALDSKGIMNPHKLVHRER; via the coding sequence ATGAGTCACACCGTACAAAGTTTAGCAGACCAATTAAAGACTCACTTGAAAGACTACCAAGTCTCAATGAACGAAACGATTCTCGAACACCACAGCAAAGATGAATCCTATCACGAGTGGAGCGAGCCGGACATTGTCGTTTTTCCGGAAACTACGGAAGATGTCAGTCACATCGTTCAAACAGCGCATGCCACTGACACTCCGATTACTCCTTTTGGACTGGGAACCAGCTTGGAAGGGCATGCGATTCCGTACGAAAAAGGCATTACGATCGACTTTTCTTCCATGAATAAAGTGATCGAAGTGCGGGAAAATGACTTTCTCGTAAAAGTACAGCCTGGAGTTACACGGTCGCAGCTGGAAAAAGAATTGAAAAAGCACGGCCTCTTTTTCTCTGTTGATCCCGGCGCGGATGCGACACTCGGAGGTATGGCCGCAACAAACGCCAGTGGGACGACCTCGGTGAAGTACGGGGTAATGAGCGATCAAGTGCAGGGCTTGGAAGTCGTAATGGCCGATGGAGAAGTGATTCGCACAGGCAATCTGGCAAAGAAATCGGTGTCTGGATACGATTTAACGAGCTTGATGGTAGGTTCTGAAGGCACTTTAGGCTGTATAACGGAACTGACGCTCCGCGTCTACGGAATTCCGGAACACATCATGGCGGGACGAGCTTCTTTTCCAACCCTTGATCATGCTGTAAATGCAGTCGTTTCGATTTTGCAGGCAGGCGTGCCGATTGCGCGAGTGGAATTAGTGGACGAGGAATCCATCAGACAGGTCAACCGGTTCAGCGAAACGAATTACCAGGAGAACGTCACGTTATTTCTCGAGTTTCACGGAAATGAACCGGGTCTGAAGGCAGATGTTGCCTTTACGAAGGAAATTGTAGCGGACTATTTCTGTCAGGACATCCAGTTTGAAAAGGATAATGCCGCACGAGTGAAGCTGTGGGATGCGCGTCATAACCTGGCTTACGCCTTTATCCACGATAACCCGGGCCGGAAGCTTATGGTTACGGATGTCTGTGTGCCGATTACAGAACTAGCCGGTGCGATTAAGCATGCGCGGGAAAAGATCGAAGCGTTGAATCTAGTCTCAGGCATTCTCGGCCACGTCGGCGACGGCAACTACCATGCCTTGCTGATGATCAATCCAAACGATCCGGATGAAGTGAAAAGAGCGGAACAATTTAATGAAGAAATCGTTCATTATGCATTAGCCTGCGGAGGAACGTGTACAGGTGAACATGGCGTCGGACGTGGAAAAATGAAGTACCAGGAGCAGGAACACGGAAATGCACTGCCTGTGATGAAAGCGATCAAATCCGCCCTGGATTCGAAAGGGATCATGAATCCTCATAAGCTCGTTCATAGAGAGAGGTAG
- a CDS encoding HTH domain-containing protein yields MNERQTKIIRTLLLNSNEAHRVQQLADDLHCSEKTVRNDLKIIQEFLDLNSHASINRRPGVGLQLVIEEEEKKQLFNLLNRSEAGTEQDRILEIAYQLLVENKPMTLQAMAGQYYATLSEIRNDLVAINKWVQSFDLAVVSKQRLGSTIMGKKSINGMRLLIYQNLPPKKHTRIRTSCNCSRTMRLTLSDSRS; encoded by the coding sequence GTGAATGAGAGACAAACAAAAATAATCCGGACGTTACTGCTGAATTCCAACGAGGCTCATCGTGTCCAACAACTGGCAGATGACCTTCACTGTTCCGAGAAAACGGTCCGTAATGACTTGAAAATCATTCAAGAGTTCCTGGACTTGAATTCCCATGCGTCCATTAACCGTAGGCCTGGCGTTGGGCTGCAGCTTGTCATTGAAGAGGAAGAAAAGAAACAGTTATTTAACTTATTGAATCGTTCGGAAGCGGGTACAGAGCAGGACCGGATTCTCGAAATCGCCTATCAACTGCTGGTAGAAAACAAGCCCATGACTTTACAAGCAATGGCCGGGCAATATTATGCGACCCTATCGGAAATTAGAAATGACCTGGTGGCTATTAACAAGTGGGTGCAGTCGTTTGACTTAGCTGTCGTATCTAAACAGCGGCTGGGCAGTACGATCATGGGGAAGAAATCGATAAACGGAATGCGCTTGCTCATTTATCAGAACTTACCGCCAAAGAAGCACACTCGAATTCGTACGTCCTGCAATTGTTCCCGGACTATGAGATTGACCTTGTCAGACAGTCGCTCGTAA
- a CDS encoding BglG family transcription antiterminator, protein MFPDYEIDLVRQSLVKVLNKYKWQLSEEKIDSLVIHALVMLKRTRQNSPIIVKKEEVIPAQQSEEYRMTEAVFDHAQQVLRVTLPESEKVYFTWHLMSCNPSKLPQQDNDPAHQLMDKVLEQLTTQLQIMTMTNFRNDLILMEGLSVHLPSTLHRCRHGLSIRNPMLHEIKKMYPYMFSMVVMALEEVNQNYSIHIPEDEAAYLVLHFQASIERLQKKRETKKKVLIVCELGVGMSHLLQAKLEKSYKGMDITGCIGVRDLEETLNKERVDFILSTRELEVKDPPSLVISPLLKSEDRTKLDQFLQQSSEKAVFSDHLVQWLKRGTARFDVKPLHRYEVIEMLGNELAEKGLVNASFPKHAVVRERTSGTAIGGGVAIPHAPPEDVNESAVALAVLNEPVEWGSELVSVVFLLAISKQDQAKIRPLMHTISRLSTQPEAVQKIIEARSVQELEQVLR, encoded by the coding sequence TTGTTCCCGGACTATGAGATTGACCTTGTCAGACAGTCGCTCGTAAAGGTATTGAACAAATACAAATGGCAGTTATCGGAAGAAAAAATCGACAGCTTAGTGATTCATGCTTTAGTCATGCTGAAACGGACCCGGCAGAACTCGCCGATTATCGTTAAGAAGGAAGAGGTCATCCCCGCTCAGCAATCTGAAGAATACCGGATGACAGAAGCGGTATTTGACCACGCTCAACAGGTGCTGCGTGTAACCCTCCCTGAATCTGAAAAGGTTTACTTCACCTGGCATTTAATGAGCTGTAATCCATCAAAACTGCCTCAACAGGACAATGATCCCGCACATCAGTTGATGGATAAGGTGCTGGAGCAGCTGACGACCCAACTGCAGATCATGACGATGACGAATTTTAGAAATGATCTGATTTTAATGGAAGGGTTGAGCGTTCACCTTCCATCGACGCTCCATCGGTGCAGGCATGGATTGTCCATTCGCAACCCGATGCTCCATGAAATAAAAAAGATGTACCCTTATATGTTCAGTATGGTCGTAATGGCCTTGGAAGAAGTGAATCAGAACTACTCCATCCATATTCCTGAAGACGAGGCGGCCTATTTAGTCCTTCACTTTCAAGCCTCTATTGAACGGCTGCAAAAGAAAAGAGAGACGAAGAAAAAAGTGCTAATCGTCTGTGAACTTGGGGTAGGGATGTCTCATTTATTGCAAGCAAAGCTCGAGAAGTCCTATAAAGGAATGGATATTACAGGCTGCATTGGAGTACGAGATTTAGAGGAGACGCTTAACAAGGAGCGTGTGGATTTCATCCTGTCGACGAGAGAACTGGAGGTTAAAGATCCGCCCTCCCTTGTAATTTCTCCGTTACTAAAGTCTGAGGATCGCACGAAACTGGATCAATTTTTGCAGCAGTCGAGTGAAAAAGCTGTCTTTTCCGATCATTTAGTCCAATGGCTGAAAAGAGGGACCGCCCGTTTTGATGTGAAGCCATTGCACCGGTATGAGGTCATTGAAATGCTTGGCAATGAACTGGCCGAAAAAGGACTGGTGAATGCATCCTTTCCAAAGCACGCCGTTGTAAGGGAAAGAACGTCAGGAACAGCCATCGGCGGCGGAGTCGCGATTCCGCACGCACCTCCAGAGGATGTAAACGAATCGGCAGTCGCCCTGGCGGTATTGAACGAACCGGTTGAATGGGGAAGTGAGCTTGTCTCTGTCGTATTCCTATTAGCTATTTCCAAACAAGATCAAGCCAAGATCCGCCCGCTGATGCATACCATTTCTCGATTAAGTACTCAGCCTGAGGCAGTACAGAAAATTATAGAGGCAAGAAGTGTGCAAGAGTTGGAGCAAGTATTAAGATAA
- a CDS encoding PTS fructose transporter subunit IIABC produces the protein MKILAVTACPVGIAHTYMAAENLQKAADEMDVEMKVETQGSIGVENPLTDEDIAEADGIIIASDKDVSKERFGGKPLIVVGVQEGIRHPKELIQKIVDGNVSVYKGAMPSAETVKKQKKEKENPIYRHLMNGVSYMIPFIVIGGLLIAIALAVGGEQTPGGLKIPDTSFWKQIENLGAASFSFMVPILAGFIAVSIADRPGLAPGMIGGYIAANGSFYGSEAGAGFIGGIIAGFLAGYVVLGIKKIKVPQAIQPVMPIIFIPVIASLIVGLLFIFIIGAPVAGIFEGLTTWLEGMQGASSILLAIILGAMIAVDMGGPFNKVAFLFGAAMIAEGNYEIMGPIAVAICIPPLGMGLATFINKKKYQQAERETGKASFTMGLFGITEGAIPFAAQDPLRVIPSIVVGSMTGSVIAMLSSVGDRVAHGGPIVAVLGAVDNVLMFFIAAAVGIVVTAFMVNALKKDVQVAVPEGGSVPLSTEDSIKEQEESLPAQEPHHSKEEPTKAEQTITKLTDITTPELIDIDLAGDTRDTVIDELIQKLDEHDILSSPDEYKQAILNREKESTTGLGMGIAIPHGKSEAVTKPAVVFGIKRDGVDWSSMDGSDAKLIFMIAVPKERKGDDHLKILQMLSRKLMDETFREKLLEAKTKREAYDLLKTIE, from the coding sequence ATGAAAATCTTAGCCGTAACGGCCTGTCCTGTAGGCATTGCGCATACGTACATGGCCGCTGAAAACCTGCAAAAAGCAGCGGACGAGATGGATGTCGAGATGAAAGTAGAAACCCAAGGCTCCATCGGTGTAGAAAATCCCTTGACCGACGAGGACATAGCAGAAGCGGATGGCATCATTATTGCCAGCGATAAAGACGTGTCAAAAGAGCGTTTTGGCGGGAAGCCGCTCATCGTGGTCGGTGTTCAGGAAGGGATCCGTCATCCTAAAGAATTGATTCAAAAAATTGTGGATGGGAATGTATCCGTTTACAAGGGCGCGATGCCATCCGCAGAAACAGTCAAGAAACAAAAGAAAGAGAAGGAAAATCCGATATACCGCCACTTAATGAACGGGGTCTCGTACATGATTCCCTTCATCGTCATCGGCGGGCTGTTGATTGCGATCGCTTTAGCTGTTGGAGGAGAACAGACTCCTGGTGGACTCAAAATCCCTGACACGTCCTTTTGGAAACAGATCGAAAACTTAGGAGCCGCTTCGTTCAGCTTTATGGTCCCTATTTTAGCAGGCTTCATTGCCGTGAGTATTGCCGACCGTCCGGGTCTTGCGCCGGGAATGATCGGAGGCTATATTGCGGCGAATGGCAGCTTTTATGGAAGTGAAGCAGGGGCTGGTTTTATCGGAGGCATTATTGCCGGCTTTTTAGCAGGATACGTCGTTTTAGGAATCAAAAAAATCAAAGTCCCTCAAGCGATTCAGCCGGTGATGCCGATCATCTTTATTCCAGTGATCGCTTCTCTCATTGTTGGTCTTTTGTTTATTTTCATTATCGGTGCGCCGGTCGCTGGAATTTTTGAAGGTTTGACTACGTGGCTGGAAGGGATGCAAGGAGCAAGCTCTATTCTGCTGGCCATTATTTTAGGCGCGATGATTGCTGTCGATATGGGAGGACCTTTCAACAAAGTAGCCTTTCTATTCGGCGCGGCGATGATCGCTGAAGGAAACTATGAAATTATGGGTCCGATCGCTGTTGCGATTTGTATCCCTCCGCTTGGAATGGGCTTAGCAACGTTTATCAATAAGAAGAAATACCAGCAGGCTGAACGGGAAACAGGAAAAGCCTCCTTCACGATGGGACTCTTTGGGATTACAGAAGGAGCCATTCCTTTTGCTGCCCAGGATCCGCTCCGGGTTATTCCTAGTATAGTCGTTGGATCGATGACAGGTTCGGTAATCGCAATGCTGAGCAGTGTCGGCGATCGTGTTGCACATGGAGGTCCGATTGTAGCTGTGCTTGGCGCTGTAGATAACGTACTGATGTTCTTCATCGCGGCTGCGGTTGGCATCGTAGTCACTGCTTTCATGGTCAACGCTTTGAAGAAGGATGTACAAGTGGCTGTTCCAGAAGGGGGATCGGTTCCTTTATCAACGGAAGATTCAATTAAGGAACAGGAAGAATCACTCCCTGCTCAAGAGCCGCATCACTCCAAGGAAGAACCAACGAAAGCTGAGCAGACGATTACAAAATTGACGGATATTACGACACCGGAATTGATTGATATCGATTTAGCCGGTGACACTCGCGATACTGTGATTGATGAATTGATTCAAAAATTAGATGAACATGACATCTTGTCTTCTCCAGACGAATATAAACAGGCGATTCTTAACCGGGAAAAAGAAAGCACAACTGGTTTAGGGATGGGAATTGCGATTCCGCACGGAAAATCAGAAGCGGTGACGAAGCCGGCTGTAGTCTTCGGCATTAAACGTGACGGCGTCGATTGGAGCAGTATGGACGGTTCTGATGCGAAACTCATATTTATGATTGCTGTTCCGAAAGAAAGAAAAGGAGACGACCATCTAAAGATTCTGCAAATGCTTTCAAGAAAATTGATGGACGAGACCTTTAGAGAAAAATTGCTGGAAGCAAAAACGAAAAGGGAAGCTTATGACTTGCTGAAAACAATAGAATAA
- a CDS encoding protein adenylyltransferase SelO: protein MATEKEGILTGWNLENSYARLPERFYSKTAPTPVRAPELFIFNRALAAELGLDADGLESEEGAAILAGNQVPEGALPIAQAYAGHQFGNFTMLGDGRAVLLGEQMTPSENRLDIQLKGSGRTPFSRGGDGRATLGPMLREYIISEAMHGLGIPTSRSLAVTTTGEQVMRETALPGAVLTRVASSHLRFGTFEYTARWGKEGDLKVLTDYAIDRHYPEIKDDENPYLSLFKEVMKRHAELVAKWQLVGFIHGVMNTDNMTISGETIDYGPCAFMDQYDPKTVFSSIDVQGRYAYRNQPAITGWNLTRFAETLLPLINDDQDKAVEQAEEALSEFEAQYKAHYLAGMRAKLGLFNEEEQDEALIDELLRVMQEHQADYTNTFRALSLEKPEDTPMYDNHVFTEWYEKWKQRLSRQDESTDAACELMRKSNPAVIPRNHRVEEALEAAVEQGDCKVMERFMNALADPYAYSKDQEEYAELPEPSHLPYRTYCGT, encoded by the coding sequence ATGGCTACAGAAAAAGAAGGAATTCTTACAGGCTGGAACTTAGAAAACAGTTATGCCCGTCTTCCAGAAAGATTCTATTCAAAAACAGCTCCAACTCCTGTACGGGCACCGGAACTGTTCATTTTTAATAGAGCCTTGGCAGCAGAACTCGGCCTGGATGCTGATGGCCTGGAAAGTGAAGAAGGAGCAGCGATATTGGCCGGGAATCAGGTTCCAGAAGGCGCCTTGCCGATCGCTCAGGCTTATGCAGGGCATCAGTTCGGTAATTTTACGATGTTAGGAGATGGCCGGGCAGTTTTGCTTGGCGAGCAGATGACTCCTTCAGAAAATCGGTTGGATATCCAGTTGAAAGGTTCAGGACGAACGCCCTTTTCCCGTGGTGGTGATGGCCGGGCGACACTTGGACCGATGCTGCGGGAATATATCATCAGCGAGGCGATGCACGGACTAGGAATTCCCACCAGCCGCAGTTTAGCGGTCACCACGACAGGAGAACAAGTGATGCGGGAAACGGCACTTCCTGGTGCTGTGCTGACACGTGTCGCATCCAGTCATCTACGCTTCGGTACGTTTGAATATACGGCTAGATGGGGAAAGGAAGGCGATCTGAAGGTTCTGACAGATTATGCGATCGACCGTCATTATCCTGAAATCAAAGACGATGAAAATCCTTATCTTTCCCTGTTTAAAGAAGTCATGAAACGCCATGCCGAACTCGTCGCCAAATGGCAATTGGTCGGCTTTATTCACGGAGTGATGAACACGGATAATATGACCATCAGCGGAGAAACGATCGACTATGGTCCATGTGCTTTTATGGATCAGTATGATCCGAAAACTGTATTCAGCTCCATTGATGTGCAAGGGAGATACGCTTATCGAAACCAGCCGGCCATTACTGGCTGGAACCTGACCCGATTTGCAGAAACCCTGCTGCCCTTAATCAATGACGACCAGGACAAAGCCGTAGAACAAGCTGAGGAAGCTCTTTCTGAATTCGAGGCCCAGTATAAAGCCCATTATCTTGCTGGTATGCGGGCAAAGCTTGGGCTGTTTAACGAAGAAGAGCAGGATGAAGCGCTCATTGATGAACTTCTTCGTGTGATGCAGGAGCATCAAGCGGATTATACGAATACTTTCCGGGCTTTATCTTTAGAGAAACCTGAAGACACACCGATGTATGACAACCATGTGTTTACAGAGTGGTATGAAAAATGGAAGCAAAGATTGAGCAGACAAGATGAATCCACAGATGCCGCATGCGAGTTGATGCGCAAATCCAATCCTGCTGTCATTCCGCGGAATCACCGGGTGGAAGAAGCCCTTGAAGCAGCTGTTGAACAAGGCGATTGCAAGGTAATGGAGCGGTTTATGAATGCATTAGCAGATCCTTATGCGTATTCTAAAGACCAGGAAGAATATGCTGAACTGCCGGAACCCTCCCATCTTCCTTACCGGACGTACTGCGGGACGTAA